A window of ANME-2 cluster archaeon contains these coding sequences:
- a CDS encoding NAD-dependent isocitrate dehydrogenase, which translates to MKVAVIEGDGVGHEVIPPAVAVLKAVGLDFETVSVEVGYGKWERTGRAMDDSDLDVMRDCDCILFGAITTPSDPNYQSVLLRIRRELDLYANVRPFRSLNIPVDTPYMAREPFDFIIVRENTEGLYGGKEEIGEDQATSIRTITRKGSERIARIACNLAKERKNRLTIVHKANVLKSCSFFRGVCIKVAQEHDITFNEGLVDAMAYNLILFPHKYDVLVTTNLFGDILSDLSAALVGSLGLCPSANIGEKYALFEPVHGSAPDIAGKGIANPMAAILSARMMLEWAGEYEKAGLVQQAVDHVLEMGIKTADLGGHASTKEVSDAVVRYIANFRK; encoded by the coding sequence ATGAAAGTGGCAGTGATTGAAGGGGACGGTGTCGGTCATGAAGTGATACCTCCTGCAGTGGCGGTACTGAAGGCGGTGGGACTTGATTTTGAAACGGTCTCCGTGGAAGTGGGATACGGTAAATGGGAACGTACCGGCCGGGCAATGGATGACAGTGACCTGGATGTGATGCGGGATTGTGACTGCATCCTCTTTGGCGCCATCACCACACCCAGTGACCCCAATTACCAGAGCGTCTTGCTGCGCATCAGGCGTGAACTTGACCTGTATGCCAATGTCAGGCCGTTCCGGTCACTGAACATTCCAGTGGATACTCCGTACATGGCAAGGGAACCTTTTGATTTCATCATTGTACGTGAGAACACCGAAGGACTCTACGGCGGGAAGGAGGAAATTGGTGAAGACCAGGCCACTAGCATCCGTACCATTACCCGGAAAGGCAGTGAACGTATCGCACGGATCGCATGTAACCTTGCAAAAGAACGTAAGAACAGGCTGACCATTGTCCACAAGGCCAATGTGTTGAAGTCGTGCAGTTTTTTCCGCGGGGTATGTATCAAAGTGGCACAGGAGCATGATATAACATTTAATGAAGGATTGGTCGATGCCATGGCGTACAACCTCATCCTCTTCCCGCACAAGTATGATGTACTGGTTACAACAAATCTTTTCGGGGACATCCTGAGCGACCTGTCAGCAGCGCTGGTCGGCAGTCTCGGTCTTTGTCCCAGTGCCAACATCGGGGAAAAGTATGCGCTTTTTGAACCTGTACACGGTTCTGCACCCGATATTGCAGGTAAGGGTATTGCCAATCCGATGGCAGCCATATTAAGTGCAAGAATGATGCTTGAATGGGCGGGGGAATATGAAAAAGCCGGACTGGTACAGCAAGCAGTAGACCATGTACTTGAGATGGGGATTAAGACCGCTGATCTTGGCGGCCATGCATCTACAAAAGAAGTATCTGACGCAGTAGTGCGATATATTGCGAATTTTCGAAAATAA
- a CDS encoding 3-isopropylmalate dehydratase small subunit, with product MNMTISGRVWKYGDDIDTDVIIPGKYLRTTDMRVFAEHAMEGIDPDFSKKVKPGDVIVAGENFGCGSSREQAPLALKHAGISCVVARSFARIFFRNAINVGLPIIEADVGCQEGEICTVDLQQGRVQCGDRVYEGTKLPGFLQEMLLDGGLVAHRKKQASK from the coding sequence ATGAATATGACCATCTCAGGGAGAGTCTGGAAATACGGAGACGACATCGATACTGATGTGATAATTCCCGGCAAGTACCTGAGAACCACTGATATGCGGGTCTTTGCCGAGCATGCAATGGAAGGCATTGACCCTGACTTTTCAAAAAAGGTTAAACCCGGTGATGTTATTGTTGCAGGTGAGAATTTCGGGTGCGGGTCATCACGTGAGCAGGCACCCCTGGCACTGAAACATGCCGGTATATCCTGTGTGGTTGCAAGGTCATTTGCACGAATATTCTTCCGCAATGCGATCAATGTGGGTCTCCCCATCATCGAAGCCGATGTCGGATGTCAGGAAGGCGAAATATGCACGGTCGACCTTCAGCAGGGTCGGGTACAGTGTGGTGACAGGGTTTACGAAGGTACAAAACTACCCGGCTTCCTGCAGGAAATGCTGCTGGACGGAGGTCTCGTGGCCCACAGGAAAAAACAGGCATCAAAGTGA
- a CDS encoding secondary thiamine-phosphate synthase enzyme YjbQ produces MIENIKTIIVQTRGNPVKIINEDITINSKGHSDIIDITHQVKEKVSSSRLKTGSVLVFVPGATGSVTTMEYEPGLVADMKSALERLAPRKLEYDHNLKWGDGNGHSHIRASMLGPSLVVPFMNGQLTLGTWQQIIFIDLDTRPRSRELVVQITGE; encoded by the coding sequence ATAATTGAAAATATAAAGACTATTATTGTACAGACCAGAGGCAATCCTGTGAAGATAATAAACGAAGACATCACTATTAACTCTAAGGGCCATTCGGATATTATTGACATCACCCATCAGGTGAAAGAGAAAGTCAGCAGTTCCCGGTTGAAGACTGGTTCGGTGCTGGTCTTCGTTCCGGGAGCCACTGGTTCGGTGACCACTATGGAATACGAACCGGGCCTGGTAGCTGATATGAAGTCTGCACTGGAAAGGCTCGCACCCCGGAAGCTGGAGTATGACCACAATCTCAAATGGGGTGACGGCAACGGTCATTCCCATATAAGGGCATCAATGCTGGGACCCAGTCTGGTCGTACCTTTTATGAACGGCCAGTTAACACTGGGCACCTGGCAGCAGATAATTTTTATTGATCTGGATACCAGGCCGCGGTCCAGGGAACTGGTAGTGCAGATTACAGGAGAATGA
- a CDS encoding radical SAM protein, giving the protein MRTLIIDGYVDEPACLGVPPYISPYPRYIAGAMAEQGISPDHIHYLNIDQVRQGLGQDILGKAGFIVIIAGMTVPGKYLRGTPINPGEIGDIARVAGDTPVVLGGPIRLGYGSQGGMKATAMDMRGIIPAKGDIEAFVYDILSSPAGLQDPGTVVHRMRSIGEIAHWGARGAFIIRQHPDYPHVMCELETYRGCARLSHCSFCTEPFYGDADFREIRDVVAEVEALYSNGARYFRIGRQPDLFSYLAKDTGGDMPVPSPEALEQLYRGIRSAAPGLHVLHMDNANPATIATHPVESEDIARIIVKYHTPGDVAAMGMESADPRVIRANCLKAMPDDVLEAVRLINRVGGQRGDNGLPELLPGLNFIHGLKGESEETFHHNFQFLKGLLDGNLMVRRINIRQVMAFPGTPIWQEDTAYRYHRQFLQFKDRVRREIDLPMLERLVPVGTVLKDVMCEVPGNITFGRQLASYPLLVGIPAELPPGRFIDVTVTGHGHRSITGIPYPLDINHAAPRLIGELPGVGKKRARSILQGRPYRDKDDLLGKLDNMENILPYIVLEKE; this is encoded by the coding sequence ATTCGGACTCTTATAATAGATGGATACGTGGATGAACCGGCATGTTTAGGGGTCCCTCCGTATATTTCGCCTTATCCGAGGTACATTGCTGGTGCCATGGCTGAACAGGGGATATCCCCTGACCACATCCATTACCTGAACATAGACCAGGTACGACAGGGACTGGGGCAGGATATCCTGGGAAAAGCAGGGTTCATCGTCATTATCGCAGGCATGACCGTGCCTGGCAAGTACCTGCGTGGCACACCTATCAATCCTGGTGAGATTGGCGATATCGCCCGTGTGGCCGGGGATACACCTGTGGTACTGGGCGGTCCCATCAGGCTGGGATACGGCAGCCAGGGCGGTATGAAGGCAACAGCAATGGACATGCGGGGTATTATTCCTGCCAAGGGGGATATTGAAGCGTTTGTTTACGATATACTGTCATCCCCTGCCGGATTGCAGGACCCGGGAACAGTAGTTCACCGGATGCGTTCGATCGGCGAAATAGCACACTGGGGTGCCAGGGGAGCCTTCATAATCCGGCAGCATCCGGACTACCCGCATGTGATGTGCGAACTTGAGACATACCGCGGATGCGCCCGCCTGAGTCACTGTTCCTTTTGCACAGAGCCCTTTTATGGTGATGCGGATTTCAGGGAGATTCGGGATGTGGTTGCCGAAGTTGAAGCACTGTACAGCAACGGAGCCAGGTATTTCAGGATTGGGCGACAGCCAGACCTGTTCAGTTACCTGGCCAAAGATACCGGTGGAGATATGCCGGTGCCCAGCCCCGAGGCTTTGGAGCAATTATACAGGGGGATTCGCAGTGCTGCGCCCGGCCTCCATGTGCTTCACATGGACAATGCCAATCCTGCAACCATTGCTACGCATCCTGTTGAATCAGAGGATATTGCGCGGATAATTGTTAAATATCATACACCAGGGGATGTGGCTGCCATGGGTATGGAATCCGCAGACCCCCGGGTGATCAGGGCCAACTGCCTGAAAGCCATGCCTGATGATGTGCTGGAGGCCGTGAGGCTGATAAACCGTGTCGGTGGTCAGCGTGGGGATAACGGGCTGCCTGAATTGCTGCCTGGCCTGAATTTCATCCACGGGCTCAAAGGTGAGTCAGAGGAGACGTTCCATCACAATTTCCAGTTCCTGAAGGGTTTGCTGGATGGCAACCTTATGGTCAGGAGGATAAATATCAGGCAGGTCATGGCATTCCCGGGCACCCCGATATGGCAGGAAGATACCGCATACCGGTATCACAGGCAGTTTCTACAATTCAAGGACAGGGTGCGCAGGGAGATTGACCTGCCAATGCTTGAGCGCCTGGTGCCTGTGGGTACGGTGCTAAAGGATGTGATGTGTGAAGTACCTGGCAATATTACGTTTGGCAGGCAGCTGGCATCATACCCGCTGCTGGTTGGCATTCCTGCCGAGCTGCCGCCGGGGAGATTCATTGATGTCACGGTCACGGGACACGGGCACCGTTCCATTACCGGAATACCCTATCCCCTGGATATTAATCATGCGGCCCCCAGGCTCATAGGTGAACTGCCTGGAGTGGGAAAGAAACGTGCCCGCAGTATTCTCCAGGGACGGCCCTACCGTGATAAGGATGACCTGCTCGGTAAGCTGGACAATATGGAGAATATTTTACCTTATATTGTCTTAGAAAAAGAATAG
- a CDS encoding geranylgeranylglyceryl/heptaprenylglyceryl phosphate synthase, producing MSVEERLNNIVKTQGAVHLTLIDPDSQSPETAGSMAARAAEGGTDAIMVGGSTGAGGSILDRTIKAIKEQTDLPTILFPASAGGVSAHADAVFFMSLLNSRDVNYITTNQAMGAPMVKKYGIEPISMAYIIIEPGGTVGWVGDAKLIPQKKPAIAVAYALAGKYLGMHYIYLEAGSGADSPVPAAMVGAVKQSVGDETMVIVGGGIRTGETAARLVTAGADMIVTGTIVEQVSDVQSKIHELVSAIKQ from the coding sequence ATGAGTGTAGAAGAGCGTCTGAACAATATCGTGAAGACACAGGGCGCAGTACACCTCACCCTTATCGACCCGGACAGCCAGTCCCCTGAAACTGCGGGTAGCATGGCTGCCCGGGCCGCAGAAGGCGGGACTGACGCCATCATGGTGGGCGGTTCAACCGGGGCCGGAGGCAGCATTCTTGACAGGACCATAAAAGCCATCAAGGAGCAGACCGACCTGCCCACAATATTGTTCCCTGCCAGCGCAGGAGGGGTCAGTGCCCATGCAGACGCCGTATTTTTCATGAGCCTCCTCAACTCCCGGGATGTCAACTATATCACAACCAACCAGGCAATGGGCGCACCAATGGTGAAAAAATATGGCATTGAACCTATTTCAATGGCCTATATCATCATCGAACCCGGCGGTACTGTCGGCTGGGTCGGGGATGCCAAACTGATACCCCAGAAAAAACCTGCGATTGCCGTGGCCTATGCCCTGGCAGGCAAATACCTGGGTATGCATTACATCTACCTGGAAGCCGGTTCCGGTGCCGATAGTCCGGTCCCTGCGGCCATGGTGGGTGCTGTAAAGCAGTCTGTAGGCGATGAGACAATGGTCATCGTGGGCGGAGGCATCCGTACCGGCGAGACCGCAGCCAGACTGGTAACAGCAGGCGCCGATATGATAGTCACCGGTACAATTGTCGAGCAGGTCAGTGACGTACAATCCAAGATACATGAACTTGTCAGTGCTATCAAGCAATAA
- a CDS encoding 50S ribosomal protein L40e, producing MARFPEAEAHILHTKICMNCNARNPIKATRCRKCKSKQLRMKSKESRSS from the coding sequence ATGGCAAGATTCCCTGAAGCTGAAGCACATATCCTGCACACCAAGATATGCATGAACTGCAATGCACGAAACCCAATTAAAGCAACACGATGCAGGAAATGCAAATCCAAGCAACTTCGTATGAAATCCAAGGAAAGCAGAAGCAGCTGA
- a CDS encoding NapC/NirT family cytochrome c, translated as MTNKISTKLVFLVLVISLLVPSAAVAEGYVIGDQKMPVERSEGQEDATYVGAEECKVCHSDKYNDWVTTGHNYKLSTPDEILAVRPDLPMPEGYSKEDILYVIGGWGWKARFIGTDGYIITKTGENRDIDGKNQYNIATGEWVDYNAGKEKKYDCTKCHNTGSSYESDQDNLPGMVGSWEFRGIQCEACHGPGSEHVARRGGKGVAIVVNREASMCGQCHRRGADDDKIPAKGKFVQHHEQYLDFLSSGKMSALNCVDCHDPHQPVHVGATNTEAGKGIISTCEECHQTEEAGYNGTVMQLEGVECIDCHMPRAALSAAPASEYVGDVRSHLFRINISADAEYIYTDPADNMQYANPALTVEYVCLPCHEEMDKAWAAEHAPEAMTLMPEAKTPMEDATKPSPGFGILVTSTVLVAIYLLKRR; from the coding sequence ATGACAAATAAGATATCGACCAAATTGGTATTTCTCGTACTGGTGATATCCCTGCTTGTTCCATCGGCAGCTGTTGCAGAGGGATATGTTATTGGGGATCAGAAGATGCCAGTAGAAAGAAGTGAAGGTCAGGAAGATGCTACTTATGTAGGTGCTGAAGAATGTAAGGTGTGTCATTCAGACAAATACAATGATTGGGTCACGACCGGACACAATTACAAATTGAGTACACCTGATGAGATTCTGGCTGTGCGGCCAGACCTGCCCATGCCTGAAGGATATTCAAAAGAAGACATTCTTTATGTGATAGGTGGCTGGGGCTGGAAAGCACGATTTATTGGAACTGATGGCTATATCATTACCAAGACCGGCGAGAACCGGGATATCGACGGCAAGAACCAGTATAATATTGCTACAGGAGAATGGGTGGACTATAATGCTGGTAAGGAAAAGAAATATGATTGTACCAAATGCCACAACACCGGGTCTTCCTATGAATCGGACCAGGACAACCTGCCCGGCATGGTGGGTTCCTGGGAGTTTCGGGGCATCCAGTGCGAAGCATGCCATGGCCCGGGCAGTGAACATGTCGCCCGGCGTGGCGGAAAGGGTGTCGCAATAGTAGTGAACAGGGAAGCTTCAATGTGCGGCCAGTGCCACAGGCGGGGTGCAGATGATGATAAGATACCTGCAAAAGGGAAATTTGTCCAGCATCATGAACAATACCTTGATTTCCTGTCATCAGGCAAGATGTCTGCCCTGAATTGTGTAGATTGTCACGATCCACATCAACCGGTCCATGTAGGTGCAACTAATACTGAAGCAGGTAAAGGTATTATATCAACCTGTGAGGAATGTCACCAAACTGAAGAAGCTGGATACAACGGTACGGTGATGCAGCTTGAAGGTGTGGAATGTATCGATTGCCACATGCCACGAGCAGCATTATCAGCCGCACCTGCATCTGAATATGTCGGCGATGTTCGGTCACATCTATTCAGGATAAATATCTCGGCAGATGCTGAGTACATATATACAGACCCTGCAGATAATATGCAATATGCTAATCCTGCACTCACCGTGGAATATGTCTGCCTGCCATGCCATGAGGAAATGGATAAAGCATGGGCAGCAGAGCATGCTCCAGAGGCCATGACCTTGATGCCGGAAGCGAAAACTCCCATGGAAGATGCGACCAAACCATCGCCTGGGTTTGGGATACTGGTAACGTCAACGGTCCTGGTGGCAATATATCTATTGAAAAGAAGGTAA